One region of Armigeres subalbatus isolate Guangzhou_Male chromosome 3, GZ_Asu_2, whole genome shotgun sequence genomic DNA includes:
- the LOC134223874 gene encoding toll-like receptor Tollo encodes MIYSTMDFLKSLLFLTLVASIAARSTLMSRMDIAPKGCKWQRVFDENAEDENTVTTVLSCKLKTIGGTDTLMRNLSSYQIERINSLKLECSDILFFESSLEANQHSGAFLGSLKRLRDLKIEYCKIKYVPSMVLSTLRDLRSLSLRTHNTDWSAMNLEFHPESFRGLTELKRLDLADNNIWSLPTDVFCPLFSLRQLNLTKNRLTDISQLGFSDWGNGPTAPGKACNTGLEVLDLSYNDILTLPDNGLSSLRSLNILLLQDNLMNSLADRSFVGLGSLKVLNMSSNKLVALPPELFQSPRELRQIYLQNNSLSVLAPGLLEGLDRLEILDLSRNELTSEWINRDTFAGLKRLVVLDISFNSLTKIDRHVFRELYSLQVLNLESNLIETIADNAFSDLKNLVALTLSNNKLKRIDQHHFSELYVLNQLYIESNVIESMHPRALENLTNLNDLNLNDNRLTEIPEGLGKLRFLKSLDFGKNRIVTVYNASFEGLEQLLGLRLVENRITNISRDAFVTLSSLHVLNLASNQIRHIDQSAFSSNPTIRAIRLDNNELEDISGVFTSLPALVFLNVSDNQIRNFDYSHLPPSLEWLDMHQNNITELGNYYDLNNLQIKMLDVSFNRLVSVDNKNIPDSIETLFLNNNILEEVAAGTFLNKKNLEKVVLYGNYIKKLEIGALALTRVGDDRDMPQFYIGDNPIHCDCTMEWLQGINKLSHKRQHARVMDLDTVMCTMEHERGASIRPLMDLNTHDFLCQYETHCFATCHCCDFDACDCKMTCPDRCSCYHDHTWKTNIVDCGNADYTEVPEHIPMDATTIYLDGNDLKQLGSHQFIGKKKLEVLYLNNSNIANVHNRTFNGIPSLRVLHLENNYIEELRGFEFDQLTNLNELYLDHNKIGYVGDKAFENLKFLEVINLSDNKISGFSPWQALTAASETGSLRQVSLEGNRWKCDCESLHKLQRWIRDVSGDFDIDRMICSDNRVVGDVISSCESRMEFDNEVAPPAVHRTVLMGHGLIGGGYVPLLAAIIVAIIGTALIVALACVFRQDVRLWAHAKYGVRLVKDPIIMASNQQDSDKLYDSYVVYSIHDNEFVGRLLGAELQHYGYSICLHHRDVHSNTFLSDSLQNAADASKKVILVVSMNFLQNEWSQPQFRVALQSVIENIRPAYRRHKIVVVLTAPVELVAMDPIMNLLIRTCTVACWGERKFWDKLRYALPDVNKDRTLKKLGDITRSPNLRYTPAPTALDQWCKISHPGVAMPVAVPQSTPSQSTCNTEDESSSASSQHYEAPQSHYNMSRSSASLGHVYSTIPETPQMGRNGRAYFV; translated from the coding sequence ATGATCTACTCAACGATGGATTTTCTGAAAAGTTTGCTATTCCTCACTTTGGTGGCATCTATTGCCGCCCGCTCTACACTGATGAGTCGAATGGACATCGCACCGAAGGGATGCAAATGGCAGCGGGTGTTCGACGAGAATGCAGAAGACGAAAATACCGTGACGACTGTCCTTTCCTGTAAGCTGAAAACAATCGGCGGCACTGACACCCTGATGCGTAATTTGAGCTCCTACCAAATCGAGCGCATCAATTCGCTCAAGCTCGAGTGCAgtgatattttgtttttcgAGAGCTCTCTTGAAGCCAATCAACATTCGGGTGCATTCCTTGGTTCCCTGAAACGCCTACGCGACCTCAAGATCGAATACTGTAAAATAAAGTACGTGCCTTCGATGGTCCTATCAACTCTGAGGGACCTCCGCTCGCTTTCGCTAAGGACTCACAACACCGATTGGTCCGCAATGAATTTGGAGTTTCACCCGGAAAGTTTCCGTGGGCTTACTGAGCTCAAACGACTCGATCTGGCCGATAATAACATTTGGAGCTTGCCAACGGACGTATTTTGTCCACTGTTTTCCTTGCGGCAGCTGAATCTGACTAAAAATCGACTCACTGACATTTCCCAGCTTGGATTCTCCGACTGGGGGAATGGACCAACCGCACCCGGCAAAGCCTGCAACACCGGTTTGGAAGTTCTCGATCTCTCTTACAACGATATTTTAACACTGCCTGATAATGGCTTATCATCATTGCGATCGCTCAACATTTTACTGCTCCAGGACAATCTCATGAACTCTTTGGCTGATCGCTCTTTTGTCGGCCTCGGTTCACTGAAAGTCCTAAACATGTCAAGCAACAAACTGGTTGCTCTTCCTCCGGAGCTGTTCCAATCTCCTCGTGAGCTCCGTCAGATTTACCTGCAGAATAATTCACTCTCAGTCCTGGCTCCTGGCTTGTTGGAAGGCCTTGATCGGCTCGAAATCCTGGATCTGTCCCGCAATGAACTCACATCCGAATGGATCAACCGGGATACTTTTGCCGGCCTCAAACGTCTTGTAGTGCTGGACATCAGCTTCAATAGCCTCACAAAAATCGACCGACACGTATTCCGTGAGCTCTACAGCCTCCAGGTGCTGAACCTTGAGTCCAATCTGATTGAAACCATTGCCGACAATGCATTCAGTGATCTGAAAAATCTCGTCGCACTTACCCTATCGAACAACAAGCTGAAACGAATCGATCAGCACCACTTCAGCGAGTTGTACGTCCTCAACCAGCTCTACATAGAATCCAACGTCATCGAGTCGATGCATCCCCGAGCCTTGGAAAATCTTACCAACCTTAATGACCTCAACTTgaatgacaaccgtttgacggaAATTCCGGAAGGGCTCGGCAAACTGCGCTTCCTGAAATCGCTCGATTTCGGTAAAAATCGAATCGTCACCGTCTACAACGCATCCTTCGAGGGTCTGGAACAATTGCTCGGCCTCCGGCTGGTGGAAAATCGAATTACGAACATTTCCCGGGACGCATTCGTTACCCTTTCGTCGCTGCACGTGCTCAATTTGGCTTCGAATCAGATTCGTCACATCGATCAATCGGCGTTCAGCTCAAATCCGACGATTAGAGCGATTCGGTTGGATAACAACGAGCTGGAGGACATCAGCGGGGTGTTTACATCGCTGCCGGCGCTCGTCTTTCTGAATGTGTCGGATAATCAGATTCGGAACTTTGATTACAGTCATCTGCCGCCGTCGCTGGAGTGGTTGGATATGCATCAGAACAATATCACCGAGCTGGGAAATTATTACGACTTGAACAATCTGCAAATCAAGATGTTGGACGTTTCGTTCAACCGGCTGGTGTCGGTGGATAACAAAAACATTCCGGATAGCATTGAGACGCTGTTTTTGAATAACAATATTTTGGAGGAAGTCGCAGCGGGTACGTTTCTGAATAAGAAGAACCTTGAAAAGGTGGTGCTGTATGGTAATTATATTAAGAAGTTGGAGATTGGAGCGTTGGCGTTGACTCGAGTTGGAGACGACAGAGACATGCCACAGTTCTACATTGGCGACAATCCGATTCATTGCGACTGCACGATGGAGTGGCTGCAGGGTATCAATAAGCTGTCCCATAAGCGGCAGCATGCCCGGGTGATGGATTTGGACACGGTGATGTGTACCATGGAGCATGAACGGGGGGCGTCGATCCGTCCGTTGATGGATTTGAACACACACGATTTCCTGTGCCAGTATGAAACGCATTGCTTCGCTACGTGCCATTGTTGTGATTTTGATGCTTGTGATTGTAAGATGACTTGCCCGGATCGGTGTAGTTGCTACCATGACCATACCTGGAAGACAAACATTGTCGATTGCGGCAATGCTGACTATACTGAGGTTCCCGAGCATATTCCGATGGATGCCACCACCATCTATCTGGACGGTAATGATTTGAAACAGCTGGGAAGTCATCAGTTTATCGGGAAGAAGAAATTGGAAGTGCTTTATCTGAACAATAGTAACATCGCTAATGTGCATAATAGGACATTTAATGGGATTCCAAGTTTAAGAGTGTTGCACCTGGAGAACAATTACATTGAAGAACTGCGTGGTTTTGAGTTTGATCAATTGACCAATTTGAATGAACTGTATTTGGACCATAACAAAATTGGCTACGTTGGTGACAAAGCTTTCGAGAatctgaagtttttggaagtgaTCAATCTGAGTGACAATAAAATAAGTGGATTTTCGCCTTGGCAAGCATTGACTGCGGCGTCAGAGACGGGGTCGTTGCGGCAGGTTTCTCTGGAAGGGAATAGGTGGAAATGTGATTGCGAATCGTTGCACAAACTGCAAAGGTGGATCAGAGACGTTAGCGGTGATTTCGACATTGATCGAATGATTTGTTCGGACAATCGAGTGGTTGGCGATGTTATTAGTTCCTGTGAAAGTCGGATGGAGTTTGACAACGAAGTGGCCCCACCAGCGGTGCATCGTACGGTGCTGATGGGGCACGGACTGATTGGAGGTGGGTACGTTCCACTCTTGGCCGCAATAATTGTGGCAATTATCGGGACGGCACTGATAGTGGCACTGGCTTGTGTCTTCCGGCAAGATGTGCGGCTGTGGGCGCATGCCAAGTATGGTGTGCGATTAGTGAAGGATCCAATTATAATGGCCAGCAACCAGCAGGACAGCGACAAACTTTACGATAGCTACGTTGTGTACAGCATTCACGATAACGAGTTCGTTGGAAGACTATTGGGAGCGGAGTTGCAGCACTACGGTTATTCGATTTGTCTACATCATCGGGATGTTCATTCGAATACGTTCCTCTCGGATTCACTGCAGAATGCAGCGGATGCTTCGAAGAAGGTTATCTTAGTGGTGTCGATGAACTTTTTGCAAAACGAGTGGTCTCAGCCCCAGTTTCGTGTTGCTCTGCAATCGGTGATTGAAAACATTCGGCCAGCTTACCGGAGACACAAGATTGTGGTCGTGCTGACTGCACCCGTGGAACTGGTGGCCATGGATCCCATCATGAATCTTCTGATACGAACGTGCACCGTTGCATGCTGGGGTGAACGTAAATTCTGGGACAAGCTTCGGTACGCCCTACCGGACGTCAACAAGGATCGAACGCTGAAAAAGTTGGGCGACATTACGCGGAGCCCCAACCTTCGGTACACTCCGGCTCCGACTGCTTTGGATCAGTGGTGCAAAATCAGTCATCCGGGAGTGGCCATGCCGGTAGCCGTACCTCAGAGTACACCTTCACAGAGTACCTGCAACACGGAGGACGAGTCCTCCTCGGCTTCGTCGCAGCATTACGAGGCTCCGCAGTCCCACTACAACATGAGCCGCTCCAGTGCCTCGCTTGGTCACGTGTACTCCACGATACCGGAGACGCCCCAGATGGGACGCAACGGAAGAGCTTATTTCGTGTAA